The Nitrospinota bacterium genome includes the window CTGTCAGACCTGGGTCGCGCCAAGCGCATTACCATTGACAAAGAAAACACAGTGATCGTTGATGGTAAAGGTAAAGCCTCTGACATTCAGGCGCGGGTAAAACAGATCCGCAACCAGATTGAAGAGACCAGTTCCGACTATGACCGTGAAAAACTGCAGGAGCGGTTGGCTAAACTGGTGGGTGGCGTAGCCATCATCAAGGTTGGAGCCGCTACTGAAATGGAAATGAAAGAAAAGAAAGCCCGTGTAGAAGATGCCCTGCATGCTACGCGTGCCGCGGTAGAAGAGGGAATCATCCCCGGTGGCGGAGTGGCTTTCATGCGTTGCCTGTCTTCTCTTGATAAAGTCAAAGGCGACCATGATTTTAAACTTGGTGTACAAATCATCCGCAGAGCTCTGGAAGAGCCTCTACGGCAGATTGCTACCAATGCAGGGGAAGAAGGTACTGTTGTTTGCGAAAAAGTGAAAACTTTGAAAGGCAACGAAGGTTTTGATGCTAAAAACCATAAGTACACGGACATGATTAAGGCTGGAATTATGGATCCCGCGAAAGTTGCTCGCACCGCATTGCAAAATGCTGCCAGCATCTCCGGTCTCCTGTTGACCACTGAAGCAATGATCACCGATCTACCCGAAGAAAAAGATGAGCATGCTGGTCACGCTCATGGTGCCGGCGGTGGAATGGGTGGAATGGGTGGAATGGGTGGAATGGGTGGCATGCCTGGCATGATGTAATCCCATCGTTCCATTATAGGTAAGACACTAAACCGGTTCCTCTCCATGGGGGAACCGGTTTTTTTGTCTGGTTGACAGCCTATAAGTTTAGCAATATCATCAAAGTCAACAGGTGCACATCCGGCGGGGAACGGAGCACTAACTAAAAAGCCCCTGCTACCCACCAGCAAAAGTAATTGCAAATTAATCCTGCATTTAGTGAATAAGAGACTCTATGGCTGGTTCTATAAAAAAAGTCCTGGGAATGATTCTTGCCGGTGGTGAGGGAAGTCGACTTTACCCACTTACCCAGCAACGAGCAAAACCCGCTGTACCTTTTGGAGGCAAATATCGACTGATTGATTTCGCATTAAGCAATTTTATCAATTCCAGAATCTATTCTATTTACGTTCTGACCCAATTCAAGTCACAGTCCCTGGCCGAGCATTTGCAGGAAAGCTGGCGCTTCAGTTCAATACTTCGCGACCATTTCATTCTTCCTGTTCCCGCACAAAAACGGACAGGTGACAGTTGGTACCGCGGAACAGCCGATGCAATTTATCAGAACATAAACTTGATTGAAGATGGTGACTTCGATCTTATAGCAGTTTTTGGTGCCGACCATATCTACCGCATGGACTTACAGCAAATGATAGACTTTCATATTCGAAAGAGGGCGGATGTTACAATCTCTGCCCTGCCCGTTCCACTTAAAGAAGCCACCTCCTTCGGAGTGATCCAGGTGCAGGAAAAACAGAGGGTCACAGGGTTCAAAGAAAAGCCCAGGCGCCCAAAACCAATACCGGGAAAACCAAAAGAAGCCTTTGCTTCAATGGGGAATTATCTTTTCAATAAAGAAGCATTGATAGAAATGCTCTACGATGACGCCGCAAATGTAGACTCATCTCACGATTTC containing:
- the glgC gene encoding glucose-1-phosphate adenylyltransferase, with protein sequence MAGSIKKVLGMILAGGEGSRLYPLTQQRAKPAVPFGGKYRLIDFALSNFINSRIYSIYVLTQFKSQSLAEHLQESWRFSSILRDHFILPVPAQKRTGDSWYRGTADAIYQNINLIEDGDFDLIAVFGADHIYRMDLQQMIDFHIRKRADVTISALPVPLKEATSFGVIQVQEKQRVTGFKEKPRRPKPIPGKPKEAFASMGNYLFNKEALIEMLYDDAANVDSSHDFGKDILPRVFNKSRVFAYDFRRNRIPGITRKEIGYWRDVGTIKAFWEANMDLRNIKPEFNLYNKNWPIKTASYGTPPAKFVFNEDGRRGQAVNSIVAEGSIISGGIVQDSVIGLEVSIDSGAAVINSLLMDRVKIGKNCKINMAIIDKDVEVPPNITMGYDLEQDKKRFFVDEESNIIVIPKGFKFSH